The Thermococcus thermotolerans genome contains a region encoding:
- a CDS encoding ATP-binding protein, with protein MAVKVVKLVRYNPWWKGEEWEKEDYDLSRAKEIIPRKTIEVKGGSVTLIRGIRRAGKSFYLKMLISGLIENGVESRRIVYIPSDRFTKGEVKAFIEELRIRHGSLYVFLDEITYLRDWRLLLKELGEEGITTVATGSNPVELKRESELLPGRGIEGNEYYFNPLSFREFARFMKPKLPRASFSYREPEIDDLIPWYEEIEGLFYAYLQTGGFPEAVTDFKNHGEIKEERYEEIIRLVLGEIAKSGKSEEIARELLETIFRLKGNRVDYVTLAGEIGVSHPTVREYLATLESARVIYTLEAWDVSRNRHAHRKEKKIVFQSPLIATALAVYLGDDPVEFVETNMEWLVENTVASHVIWHLEEPILREKHSLAGFYYDRNKECDLVIKERGKFFGIEVKYGKVKKKRYSFPVLYLSKDELGEDTVPVSLYLYGLEKSARSI; from the coding sequence ATGGCAGTTAAGGTAGTCAAACTCGTCAGGTACAACCCCTGGTGGAAGGGTGAAGAGTGGGAAAAGGAAGACTACGACCTATCCAGAGCCAAGGAGATCATCCCGCGAAAGACGATTGAAGTTAAGGGAGGCTCAGTAACACTCATAAGGGGCATCAGGAGGGCAGGAAAGAGCTTCTACCTCAAAATGCTCATCAGTGGACTAATAGAAAACGGCGTTGAGTCGAGGAGAATAGTTTACATTCCCTCAGACCGGTTCACGAAGGGCGAAGTCAAGGCCTTCATAGAGGAGCTGAGGATTAGGCATGGCAGTCTTTATGTCTTCCTTGACGAGATAACCTACCTTAGAGACTGGAGACTCCTCCTCAAGGAGCTCGGCGAAGAGGGGATAACCACGGTGGCGACAGGCTCGAATCCCGTTGAGCTGAAGAGAGAAAGTGAACTCCTGCCAGGGAGAGGAATAGAAGGCAACGAATATTACTTCAACCCGCTGAGCTTTAGGGAGTTTGCACGCTTTATGAAGCCCAAGTTGCCTCGGGCATCTTTCAGCTACCGTGAACCGGAAATTGATGACCTTATACCCTGGTACGAGGAAATTGAGGGACTTTTCTATGCATATCTTCAGACGGGTGGCTTTCCGGAGGCAGTGACTGACTTTAAAAACCATGGAGAAATTAAAGAAGAGCGCTACGAGGAGATAATAAGGCTGGTCCTCGGCGAGATCGCCAAATCCGGAAAGAGTGAAGAGATTGCGAGGGAGCTCTTAGAGACGATTTTCAGGCTCAAAGGCAACCGCGTTGATTACGTAACCCTGGCTGGGGAAATCGGAGTTTCTCACCCCACTGTCAGGGAGTACTTAGCGACCCTTGAGAGCGCGAGAGTGATTTACACCCTTGAGGCCTGGGACGTGAGCAGAAATAGGCACGCCCACAGAAAGGAGAAGAAGATAGTCTTCCAGAGTCCACTCATAGCGACGGCTCTGGCGGTTTACCTTGGAGATGACCCTGTTGAGTTCGTTGAGACCAACATGGAGTGGCTCGTCGAAAACACCGTCGCTTCCCACGTCATATGGCACCTTGAGGAGCCCATACTCCGGGAAAAGCACTCCCTCGCGGGGTTCTACTACGACAGGAACAAGGAGTGTGACCTCGTGATAAAGGAGCGCGGAAAGTTCTTCGGAATCGAGGTTAAGTACGGAAAGGTTAAGAAGAAGCGGTACTCCTTCCCTGTGCTCTATCTATCGAAGGACGAGCTTGGGGAAGACACCGTTCCGGTCTCGCTCTACCTCTACGGCCTTGAGAAAAGTGCAAGGTCAATATGA
- a CDS encoding aldehyde ferredoxin oxidoreductase family protein, producing MFAYHNKLARVNLTTGKVTYEELPDEIIRKFIGGKGLGYYLIYREVPPGTDPLSPANKFIFAPGGLTGLVPGSSKVIAVSKSPETGLISDSSGGDAFGPKLKGHFDALIIEGKAEEPVYLHVHDGKVEIRDASHLWGKGNYEVARRLWKEHPKASMALIGPAGERLSRIANVIYDTERASGRGGLGAVLGSKRVKAVVVEPGEKPNVASPEEFQKLWMEFYNEFATNPKYEHTRNYGTTDALRSAASLGMSPAYNFSRPYIPDELASKLAGDEVKKYEVEPEWFVHGKSCPIKCARYVEVEYKGRKIRVKPEYESIAMLGAATGVFNFPAVAYFNWLVNDLGLDSIAAGATIGWLFEMVENGLVTEEEIGFPVKGFGDEEAEEKLLKLMAERKGFGAILADGVKRACERLGRGCESAVHVKGMESPAWDPRGRRTYALSYATADVGASHLRGWPRPHQLPNQGPAKELVPSMIEGRDESYITDMLGTCKFVPYKMENLARFYSLATGEEWTVERLRKVAQAVESIARIHDALDWVTPPLDDTIPPRWWEQEPEGPAEGNAAFIDYNDFLEARREFYRLRGWHEELGVPLPETMEGLGYPEFKDDAERALEIVRKRMGL from the coding sequence ATGTTTGCCTACCACAACAAGCTCGCAAGGGTGAACCTGACAACGGGAAAGGTAACCTACGAGGAACTGCCGGATGAGATAATAAGAAAGTTCATCGGCGGGAAGGGCCTGGGCTACTACCTGATTTACAGGGAAGTGCCGCCCGGAACCGACCCGCTCAGCCCGGCCAACAAGTTCATCTTTGCTCCTGGTGGACTGACCGGCCTAGTGCCGGGCTCAAGCAAGGTCATAGCGGTGAGCAAGAGCCCGGAGACCGGGCTTATAAGCGATTCCAGCGGTGGAGACGCCTTCGGCCCGAAGCTGAAGGGGCACTTCGATGCACTGATAATCGAGGGAAAAGCAGAGGAGCCGGTTTACCTCCACGTCCACGATGGAAAAGTAGAGATTAGAGACGCGAGCCACCTCTGGGGGAAGGGCAACTATGAGGTTGCCAGAAGGCTCTGGAAGGAACACCCGAAGGCGAGCATGGCCCTGATAGGCCCCGCAGGCGAGAGACTCAGCAGGATCGCCAACGTCATTTACGACACCGAGAGGGCCAGCGGAAGGGGCGGTCTCGGGGCGGTTCTTGGCAGCAAGAGGGTGAAGGCGGTAGTCGTTGAGCCGGGCGAAAAGCCAAATGTGGCCAGCCCGGAGGAGTTCCAGAAACTCTGGATGGAGTTCTACAACGAGTTTGCAACAAACCCGAAATACGAGCACACGAGGAACTACGGAACGACCGATGCACTAAGGAGCGCCGCCTCGCTCGGCATGAGCCCTGCCTACAACTTCTCAAGGCCATACATCCCTGACGAGCTGGCGAGCAAATTAGCTGGAGACGAGGTCAAGAAGTATGAAGTCGAGCCGGAATGGTTCGTCCACGGCAAGAGCTGTCCGATTAAGTGCGCCCGCTACGTCGAGGTTGAATACAAAGGCAGGAAAATACGCGTCAAGCCGGAGTACGAGAGCATAGCGATGCTCGGAGCAGCTACCGGAGTCTTCAACTTCCCGGCGGTGGCTTACTTCAACTGGCTCGTGAACGACCTCGGACTGGACAGCATAGCGGCGGGGGCCACTATAGGCTGGCTTTTCGAGATGGTCGAGAATGGCCTAGTCACCGAGGAGGAGATAGGCTTCCCTGTGAAGGGCTTCGGAGATGAGGAGGCTGAAGAGAAGCTCCTAAAGCTCATGGCCGAGAGGAAGGGCTTTGGGGCAATCTTGGCGGACGGTGTGAAGCGGGCCTGTGAAAGGCTCGGTAGGGGTTGTGAGTCCGCGGTTCATGTAAAGGGCATGGAGAGTCCCGCCTGGGACCCGCGCGGAAGGAGAACCTACGCTTTGAGCTACGCCACTGCTGACGTCGGAGCGAGCCATCTGAGGGGCTGGCCGAGACCTCACCAGTTACCGAACCAGGGACCGGCAAAGGAGCTCGTGCCTTCGATGATAGAGGGCAGGGACGAGAGCTACATCACGGACATGCTCGGAACCTGCAAGTTCGTGCCCTACAAGATGGAGAACCTCGCGAGGTTCTACTCGCTCGCGACCGGCGAGGAGTGGACCGTTGAAAGGCTCAGGAAGGTCGCGCAGGCTGTGGAGAGCATAGCGCGCATACACGACGCTCTCGACTGGGTTACGCCTCCTCTCGACGATACAATTCCACCGCGCTGGTGGGAGCAGGAGCCAGAGGGACCAGCGGAAGGTAACGCGGCTTTCATAGACTACAACGACTTTCTCGAAGCTCGTAGGGAGTTCTACAGGCTGAGGGGCTGGCACGAGGAACTCGGCGTTCCGCTACCGGAGACGATGGAGGGGCTTGGCTATCCGGAGTTCAAGGACGATGCTGAGAGGGCATTGGAGATTGTGAGAAAGAGGATGGGGCTTTGA
- a CDS encoding DUF996 domain-containing protein, with amino-acid sequence MGDLKSAKTMGGIGAILTLIPGVAIVGFVLKILAVKNISEVTKREEIFTKYLWAAILAILASIVAMWSFWGSMFRGGAYGYSMMSFGMATTGVILAAVLMIVGVWFMKQSYDMISEETGVGLFHTTALLYLVGAILMIVMIGMLLILIAAILEIVAFFSLPDELSKPVEEPAPI; translated from the coding sequence ATGGGGGACCTTAAGTCTGCAAAAACTATGGGCGGTATCGGCGCAATACTCACCCTGATACCGGGTGTTGCCATTGTGGGATTCGTCCTGAAAATCCTGGCAGTCAAAAACATTTCAGAGGTGACAAAACGGGAAGAGATTTTCACTAAATACCTGTGGGCGGCCATACTTGCCATACTGGCCAGTATTGTCGCGATGTGGAGCTTCTGGGGAAGCATGTTTAGGGGCGGAGCATACGGCTACTCGATGATGAGCTTTGGAATGGCCACCACCGGTGTCATCTTGGCGGCGGTTCTTATGATAGTCGGTGTCTGGTTCATGAAGCAGAGCTACGACATGATTTCCGAGGAGACAGGGGTCGGCCTGTTCCACACAACGGCACTGCTGTACCTCGTCGGAGCAATTCTCATGATTGTAATGATAGGGATGCTGCTGATACTCATTGCCGCAATACTTGAGATAGTGGCCTTCTTCTCCCTGCCTGACGAGCTTTCCAAGCCAGTCGAAGAGCCGGCACCTATTTAA
- a CDS encoding aldo/keto reductase translates to MRRDVKKIGGDRVTAVGMGTWGIGGKEGPDYSRDRESVEALKYGLELGINLIDTAEFYSAGHSEELVREAIRGFEREELFIVSKVWPTHFGYESAKKAARASARRLGTYIDLYLLHWPVDDFGRIEETLHALEELVDEGLIRYIGVSNFDLELLKRSQEAMRKYEIVANQVKYSLRDRWPETSGLLDYMKREGIALMAYTPLEKGSLARNPCLTEIGKPYGKTAAQVALNYLIWEENVVTIPKAGKKEHIEENAGAMGWRLSMEDRERARGCV, encoded by the coding sequence ATGAGACGGGACGTGAAGAAAATAGGCGGGGACAGAGTTACCGCCGTAGGGATGGGGACGTGGGGCATAGGTGGAAAAGAAGGCCCCGACTACTCGCGCGACAGGGAGAGCGTTGAGGCCCTAAAGTACGGCCTTGAGCTCGGGATAAACCTAATAGACACGGCCGAGTTCTACAGTGCCGGCCACAGTGAGGAGCTCGTGAGAGAGGCCATCAGAGGCTTCGAGCGCGAAGAACTCTTCATCGTCAGCAAGGTGTGGCCCACGCACTTCGGGTATGAGAGCGCAAAGAAGGCCGCACGGGCGAGTGCAAGGAGGCTCGGCACGTACATAGACCTGTACCTGCTCCACTGGCCGGTTGACGACTTTGGGAGAATAGAGGAGACGCTTCACGCACTTGAGGAACTGGTTGATGAGGGGTTAATCCGCTACATCGGTGTGAGCAACTTTGACCTTGAGCTCCTCAAACGCTCCCAAGAGGCAATGAGAAAGTACGAGATAGTGGCCAATCAGGTGAAGTACTCACTCAGAGACAGGTGGCCTGAAACGAGCGGCCTTCTCGACTACATGAAGCGCGAGGGAATAGCTCTTATGGCATACACCCCTCTCGAAAAGGGCTCCCTCGCGAGGAACCCCTGTCTGACCGAGATTGGAAAACCCTACGGCAAAACCGCAGCCCAGGTGGCTTTGAACTACCTCATCTGGGAGGAGAACGTCGTGACAATACCCAAGGCCGGGAAGAAGGAGCACATTGAGGAGAACGCCGGGGCCATGGGCTGGAGGCTTTCAATGGAGGATAGGGAAAGGGCAAGGGGGTGCGTCTGA
- a CDS encoding ATP-binding protein — protein sequence MILVSKFIDRERELEFLRSRYRSERPELIILYGRRRIGKTYLLQKFLSEVDGVYLLAEESETILEDFSERLAEYFNDPLLRENPLQNWRAFFTYLAGKSSERLVVVIDEVQYIAKAQRDFLSVLQKYWDTHLSETKIMLILCGSLVSFMEGILSAKSPIYGRRTGAWKVEEMDFFNVRKFYPLSTAEALHVYSVFGGVPQYWVDYNPELDFWDNLRNLLLSKGAKYYDEPKYLLKQELRDVSRYFSILRAIALGYNRFGQIADKAKVDVNSLGKYLNVLEEMGYVGEEKPIVGRGRSIYKITDRLFNFWFRFVYPRKSEIEMGFDVVEDIKFRFNEYIGFVFEEIVRQFLVELNRAGRLPFRFTKVGRWWHKGEEIDLVALNEKERKVLFVEVKWKDLSEREARGILKDLKRKSKLVGLDDWEKSCGLVAKSVEGKEKLRAEGWLVWDLEDFERLI from the coding sequence ATGATACTCGTGAGTAAGTTTATTGACCGTGAAAGGGAGCTTGAGTTCCTGAGGAGCAGATACCGTTCCGAAAGGCCCGAACTGATAATCCTATACGGTCGGAGGAGGATAGGCAAGACGTATCTTCTTCAGAAGTTCCTTTCCGAGGTTGATGGGGTCTATCTGCTCGCCGAGGAGAGCGAGACAATTCTTGAGGACTTCTCCGAAAGGCTCGCCGAATACTTCAACGACCCTCTCCTGAGGGAGAACCCGCTCCAGAACTGGAGGGCGTTCTTCACTTATCTCGCGGGAAAAAGCTCTGAAAGGCTCGTCGTAGTAATAGATGAAGTCCAGTATATAGCGAAAGCCCAAAGAGACTTTCTCAGCGTCCTTCAAAAGTACTGGGATACTCATCTCTCAGAGACAAAGATAATGCTGATCCTCTGCGGCTCGCTGGTTTCATTCATGGAGGGTATTCTTTCAGCTAAATCCCCCATCTACGGAAGGAGAACCGGGGCGTGGAAAGTTGAGGAAATGGATTTCTTCAATGTAAGAAAATTCTACCCGCTGAGCACCGCGGAGGCACTCCACGTTTACTCCGTCTTTGGGGGAGTCCCACAGTACTGGGTGGATTACAATCCAGAGCTTGACTTCTGGGACAACCTTCGCAATCTCCTGCTGTCTAAGGGCGCAAAATACTACGACGAACCCAAATATCTGCTTAAGCAGGAGCTAAGGGATGTCTCGCGGTACTTCTCCATACTGAGGGCGATAGCACTTGGATACAACCGCTTCGGCCAGATAGCCGACAAGGCCAAGGTCGATGTCAACTCGCTCGGCAAGTACCTCAACGTTCTTGAGGAGATGGGATACGTCGGAGAGGAGAAGCCCATCGTGGGAAGGGGAAGGAGCATCTACAAAATAACCGACAGGCTCTTCAACTTCTGGTTCCGCTTTGTCTACCCGAGGAAAAGCGAGATCGAGATGGGATTCGATGTTGTGGAGGACATCAAGTTCAGGTTTAACGAATACATTGGCTTCGTTTTCGAGGAGATAGTGAGGCAGTTCTTGGTTGAGCTTAACAGGGCTGGAAGGTTACCGTTCAGGTTCACAAAAGTTGGAAGGTGGTGGCATAAAGGGGAAGAGATTGACCTCGTGGCTTTGAACGAGAAGGAGAGAAAGGTGCTCTTCGTCGAGGTTAAGTGGAAAGACCTGAGCGAGAGGGAGGCGAGGGGGATTCTCAAAGACCTGAAGAGAAAGAGTAAGCTCGTCGGTCTCGATGATTGGGAGAAAAGCTGCGGTCTTGTGGCAAAGAGCGTTGAGGGGAAGGAAAAGCTAAGAGCTGAGGGCTGGCTTGTGTGGGATTTGGAGGACTTCGAAAGGCTTATTTGA
- the argF gene encoding ornithine carbamoyltransferase: MVVSLAGRDVLCLQDFTREEIETILKTAEMMKIWNKIGKPHRVLEGKTLAMIFQKPSTRTRISFEVGIYQLGGYGLYLNANDLQLRRGETIADTARVLSRYVDGIMARVFDHKDVEDLAKYADVPVINGLSDFSHPCQALADYQTILEKKGRIAGLKIVYVGDGNNVAHSLMIAGTKLGANVVVATPEGYEPDKKVIKWAEQNAAESGGSFELLHDPVKAVRDADVIYTDVWASMGQEAEAEERRKIFQPFQVNRDLVKHAKPDYIFMHCLPAHRGEEVTDDVVDSPNSVVFDEAENRLHAQKAVMALIMGGIKV, from the coding sequence ATGGTGGTTAGCCTCGCAGGAAGGGATGTTCTCTGCCTCCAGGACTTCACGAGGGAGGAGATTGAAACTATTCTCAAAACCGCCGAGATGATGAAGATATGGAACAAGATAGGAAAGCCGCACCGCGTCCTTGAGGGAAAGACGCTCGCCATGATATTCCAGAAGCCCTCAACGAGAACAAGGATAAGCTTTGAGGTCGGCATCTACCAGCTCGGCGGCTACGGCCTCTACCTCAACGCGAACGACCTTCAGCTGAGGAGGGGAGAGACCATAGCCGACACCGCCCGCGTTCTCAGCCGCTATGTTGACGGAATAATGGCCCGCGTCTTCGACCACAAGGACGTTGAGGACCTCGCCAAGTACGCCGACGTTCCGGTTATCAACGGTCTCAGCGACTTCTCCCACCCGTGCCAGGCTTTAGCTGACTACCAGACCATACTTGAGAAGAAGGGCAGGATTGCTGGCCTCAAGATAGTCTACGTCGGCGATGGAAATAACGTTGCCCACTCGCTCATGATAGCCGGAACCAAGCTTGGAGCGAACGTTGTCGTTGCAACTCCGGAGGGCTACGAGCCGGACAAGAAGGTCATCAAGTGGGCGGAGCAGAACGCGGCCGAGAGCGGTGGTTCCTTCGAGCTCCTCCACGACCCGGTCAAGGCCGTCAGGGACGCAGATGTTATTTACACCGACGTCTGGGCCAGTATGGGGCAGGAAGCTGAAGCCGAGGAGAGGAGGAAGATATTCCAGCCCTTCCAGGTCAACAGGGACCTCGTCAAGCACGCCAAGCCGGACTACATCTTCATGCACTGCCTCCCGGCCCACAGGGGAGAAGAAGTTACGGACGATGTCGTTGACTCCCCGAACAGCGTCGTCTTCGACGAGGCCGAGAACAGGCTCCACGCCCAGAAGGCGGTGATGGCCCTCATCATGGGCGGGATTAAGGTCTGA
- the thyX gene encoding FAD-dependent thymidylate synthase, whose protein sequence is MGDGIKVTLVNYTKKPLETVTWAALISYWDEWETEAFERISDRDVEMHLPKVLGYGHESILEHAVLTFAVEGCSRVCSHQLVRHRIASYTQQSQRYIKLNPDDVEETFVIPEDVKNRPKLYEKWKRLMKEAIELYEESHNAGVHQEDARFILPQAVRTKLVVTMNLRELKHFFGLRACERAQWEIREVAWKMLEEIAKNDDLRPVIKWAKLGPRCVQLGYCPEGELMPPGCWKRTKEKWKALAGSKPTV, encoded by the coding sequence ATGGGGGATGGAATCAAGGTTACCCTTGTCAATTATACAAAAAAGCCTCTGGAAACTGTCACATGGGCGGCTCTCATAAGCTATTGGGATGAATGGGAGACGGAAGCTTTCGAGCGGATCAGCGATAGGGACGTCGAGATGCACCTTCCCAAGGTTCTCGGCTACGGCCACGAATCAATACTGGAACATGCAGTTCTGACCTTTGCGGTTGAGGGATGTTCTCGTGTCTGTTCGCATCAACTCGTCCGCCACAGGATAGCCAGCTACACCCAGCAGAGCCAGAGATATATAAAACTGAACCCCGATGACGTTGAGGAGACCTTCGTGATTCCGGAGGATGTAAAGAACCGCCCGAAACTCTATGAGAAATGGAAGCGCCTCATGAAGGAGGCGATAGAACTCTATGAAGAAAGTCACAATGCAGGGGTTCATCAGGAGGATGCGCGCTTTATACTGCCCCAGGCGGTAAGGACAAAGCTTGTCGTCACGATGAACCTCCGTGAGCTCAAGCATTTCTTCGGCCTTCGCGCCTGCGAGAGGGCCCAGTGGGAGATCCGCGAGGTCGCCTGGAAGATGCTGGAGGAGATCGCAAAGAACGATGACCTCAGGCCCGTCATAAAGTGGGCCAAGCTCGGGCCCAGGTGCGTTCAGCTCGGCTACTGCCCCGAGGGCGAGCTCATGCCGCCGGGCTGCTGGAAGAGGACGAAGGAGAAATGGAAGGCCCTGGCAGGTTCCAAACCAACGGTTTAA
- a CDS encoding 2,3-bisphosphoglycerate-independent phosphoglycerate mutase — MKQRKGLLIILDGLGDRPIKELGGKTPLEYADTPNMDGLAKFGILGQQDPIKPGQPAGSDTAHLSIFGYDPYKVYRGRGFLEALGVGLDLNEDDLAFRVNFATIENGIITDRRAGRISTEEAHELAKAIQENVKLPVDFIFVGATGHRAVLVLRGMATGYKVGENDPHEAGKPPHEFTWEDEESRRVAEILEEFVKQAHEVLEKHPVNERRKREGKPVANYLLVRGAGTYPDIPMKFTEQWKVKAAAVVAVSLVKGVARAIGFDIYTPDGATGEYNTDEMAKAKKVVELLKDYDFVFLHFKPTDAAGHDNNPRLKAEMIEKADRMIGYIVNNINLEDVVIAITGDHSTPCEVMNHSGDPVPVLISGGGVRADYTESFGERECMRGGLGRIKGHDIVHIMMDLMNRSEKFGA; from the coding sequence ATGAAGCAGAGAAAGGGACTTCTCATAATCCTCGACGGCCTCGGTGACAGGCCCATAAAAGAACTCGGCGGAAAAACCCCGCTTGAGTACGCGGACACACCCAACATGGACGGTCTTGCAAAGTTCGGAATCCTCGGCCAGCAGGATCCGATAAAGCCCGGACAGCCGGCTGGCAGCGATACAGCCCACCTCAGCATCTTCGGCTACGACCCCTATAAGGTCTACCGCGGAAGGGGCTTCCTTGAGGCCCTCGGCGTTGGCCTAGACCTCAATGAGGACGACTTGGCCTTCCGCGTCAACTTCGCGACCATCGAAAACGGCATCATAACCGACAGGCGCGCCGGAAGGATAAGCACCGAAGAGGCCCACGAGCTGGCAAAGGCCATCCAGGAAAACGTCAAGCTGCCCGTTGACTTCATCTTCGTCGGTGCAACCGGCCACAGGGCCGTTCTCGTTCTCAGGGGCATGGCGACTGGCTATAAAGTCGGAGAGAACGACCCGCACGAGGCTGGAAAGCCGCCCCACGAGTTCACCTGGGAGGACGAGGAGAGCAGGCGCGTTGCAGAAATCCTTGAGGAGTTCGTGAAGCAGGCCCACGAGGTTCTTGAGAAGCACCCTGTTAACGAGAGGAGGAAGAGAGAGGGCAAGCCCGTAGCCAACTACCTCCTTGTGAGGGGCGCCGGCACCTACCCGGACATACCGATGAAGTTCACCGAGCAGTGGAAGGTGAAGGCGGCGGCCGTCGTTGCAGTTTCCCTTGTCAAGGGCGTCGCAAGGGCAATAGGCTTTGACATATACACCCCCGATGGAGCCACCGGCGAGTACAACACGGACGAGATGGCGAAGGCGAAGAAGGTCGTCGAACTCCTCAAGGACTATGACTTCGTGTTCCTTCACTTCAAGCCGACTGACGCTGCCGGCCATGACAACAATCCGAGGCTCAAGGCCGAGATGATAGAGAAGGCCGACAGGATGATAGGCTACATAGTCAATAACATCAACCTGGAGGACGTTGTTATAGCCATAACCGGCGACCACAGCACGCCCTGTGAGGTCATGAACCACAGCGGCGACCCCGTTCCGGTTCTTATCTCTGGAGGCGGTGTCAGGGCGGACTACACCGAGAGCTTCGGCGAGCGCGAGTGCATGCGCGGAGGCCTCGGCAGGATAAAGGGTCACGACATCGTTCACATAATGATGGATCTCATGAACAGGAGCGAGAAGTTCGGGGCCTAG
- a CDS encoding NOL1/NOP2/sun family putative RNA methylase: MLEKLFSLGYSKAFAERYYELWGERALAIAEAMEKPLPRCFRVNTLRIEVLKLTKLLNKKGFQFRRVPWAREGFCLTRKPFSITSTPEYLSGLLYIQEASSMYPPVALEPKPGEVVADMAAAPGGKTSYMAQLMENGGIIYAFDVGEERLKETRLNLSRLGVTNTVLIHKSSLHIDELEIEFDKILLDAPCTGSGTIHKNPKRKANRTMEDVKFCQNLQMKLLEKGLSVLKRGGTLVYSTCSLEPEENELVIQWVIDSFDVELLPLRYGEPALTNPFGTELSEEIRKARRFYPDRHGTSGFFVAKLRKL; encoded by the coding sequence ATGCTGGAAAAGCTCTTCAGCCTCGGCTACTCCAAGGCCTTCGCGGAGAGGTATTACGAGCTATGGGGAGAGAGGGCTCTGGCCATAGCCGAGGCCATGGAAAAGCCCCTTCCGAGGTGCTTCCGCGTAAACACGCTCAGAATAGAGGTTCTAAAGCTCACCAAGCTCCTCAATAAGAAGGGCTTCCAGTTCAGGCGCGTCCCCTGGGCGAGAGAAGGCTTCTGCCTGACGCGGAAACCCTTTTCGATAACCTCAACGCCGGAATATTTGAGCGGTCTCCTCTACATACAGGAGGCCAGTTCGATGTATCCGCCAGTTGCACTCGAACCGAAGCCGGGAGAAGTTGTCGCAGACATGGCCGCCGCGCCAGGGGGGAAGACGAGCTATATGGCCCAGCTCATGGAGAACGGGGGTATAATCTACGCCTTCGACGTCGGCGAGGAGCGCTTGAAGGAGACGAGGTTGAACCTCTCAAGGCTGGGGGTTACGAACACCGTCCTCATCCACAAGTCTTCGCTCCACATAGACGAGCTGGAGATTGAGTTCGATAAAATCCTTCTCGATGCCCCGTGCACCGGCTCCGGAACGATACACAAGAACCCCAAGCGAAAGGCCAACAGAACGATGGAGGACGTTAAGTTCTGCCAGAACCTCCAGATGAAGCTCCTTGAGAAGGGCCTAAGCGTCCTCAAGAGAGGTGGAACCCTCGTTTACTCTACCTGCTCCCTTGAGCCGGAGGAGAACGAGCTCGTAATCCAGTGGGTCATTGACAGCTTTGACGTCGAGCTCCTGCCCCTCCGCTACGGCGAGCCGGCCTTGACGAATCCCTTTGGAACGGAGCTAAGCGAAGAAATAAGAAAGGCAAGGCGGTTCTATCCGGACAGGCACGGGACGAGCGGATTCTTCGTGGCAAAGCTCAGGAAGCTTTAA
- a CDS encoding HIT family protein, translating to MKIMWAPWRIEYIRSPKHDGCIFCDFPKENRDRERLILYRGKHAFVIMNNYPYNPGHVMIAPYRHVGKWEDLTDEELLEIMKLSQLMIKALKKTMNPHGFNMGVNLGRVAGAGIDDHVHLHIVPRWNGDTNFMPVIADTKVIPESLEEAYEELKAAIDEIVGETSKSS from the coding sequence ATGAAAATAATGTGGGCACCGTGGCGCATCGAGTACATACGCTCACCAAAGCACGACGGCTGCATATTCTGCGACTTCCCGAAGGAGAACCGCGATAGGGAGAGGCTCATCCTCTACCGCGGGAAGCACGCTTTTGTCATCATGAACAACTACCCCTACAACCCGGGCCACGTCATGATAGCCCCCTACCGGCACGTCGGGAAATGGGAAGACCTCACCGACGAGGAACTCCTTGAGATTATGAAGCTCTCCCAGCTCATGATAAAGGCCCTGAAGAAGACCATGAACCCCCACGGCTTCAACATGGGTGTGAACCTCGGCAGGGTCGCCGGGGCAGGGATAGACGACCACGTGCACCTCCACATAGTGCCGAGGTGGAACGGTGATACCAACTTCATGCCGGTAATAGCGGACACCAAGGTAATCCCGGAGTCGCTTGAGGAGGCCTACGAGGAACTCAAGGCCGCGATAGATGAAATAGTGGGGGAGACTTCTAAATCCTCCTGA